From the Roseibium sp. HPY-6 genome, one window contains:
- a CDS encoding valine--tRNA ligase translates to MLDKTYDAASVEPRIYETWEKSEAFKAGAGAKEGASAFSIVIPPPNVTGSLHMGHALNNTLQDILIRWKRMQGYDVLWQPGTDHAGIATQMVVERELMETQQPGRREMGREAFVERVWEQKRKSEGTILGQLKRLGASCDWSRTEFTMSPNLSAAVLKVFVDLYNEGLIYKSKRLVNWDPKFETAISDLEVENVEVDGHMWHFKYPLAGGATYEYVEKDEEGNITLRETRDYISIATTRPETMLGDGAVAVHPDDERYKPIVGKLCEIPVGPKEHRRLIPIITDSYPDPNFGSGAVKITGAHDFNDYGVAQRNKIPMYRLMDTKGAMRSDGAPYVEEAAKAQAIIDGAELTVKEVDLINIVPDDLRGLDRYEARKRVIEQITAEGLAVMVPPDHPDVAWMKGNAPDWHPLGRAIVRALGEDETGPSALPMVESKKIMQPFGDRSKVVIEPMLTDQWFVDAKTLAAPALEAVRNGTTKLIPGNADKIYYNWLDDIQPWCISRQLWWGHQIPVWYDEDGKEFCAQTEEEAIEMAGGKSLTRDEDVLDTWFSSALWPFSTLGWPNKTPELERYYKTDVLITGLDIIFFWVARMMMQGLHFMNEVPFHTVYFNSIVVDGKGKKMSKSTGNVIDPLDLIDRFGADATRFALASQEVQARRMLRMSDQAAEGGQRFATKLWNASRFAEMNGCARVEEFDPSTTKHTLNRWIATETGRCITEVTAALEDYRFNDAAGAVYKFTWNTFCDWFLELAKPIFNGDDEAAKAETRATTAWAIDEILKVLHPFMPFLTEELWERLGDEGSKAEGLLMLSAWPQASVSDEDAAAEINWLVNLISEIRSVRAEMNVPAGAKVSVVMVGANEQTRSRLLTHESAVLRLARAETVTHADAAPSGSAQIIVGEVTVCLPLAGVIDLSAEKARLQKEIGKLEAEISKTEKKLSNPKFVDKAPEEVVEGEREKVAESKVKLEKVQVAMNRLAEIG, encoded by the coding sequence ATGCTGGATAAGACCTACGATGCGGCAAGCGTTGAGCCGCGGATTTACGAGACCTGGGAAAAGTCGGAAGCCTTCAAGGCCGGTGCTGGCGCCAAAGAGGGTGCGTCTGCCTTTTCCATCGTAATTCCGCCACCGAACGTGACCGGTTCGCTTCACATGGGTCATGCACTCAACAATACCCTGCAGGACATCCTGATCCGCTGGAAGCGGATGCAGGGGTATGACGTTCTCTGGCAACCTGGCACCGATCACGCCGGTATTGCCACGCAAATGGTCGTTGAGCGGGAACTCATGGAAACCCAGCAGCCCGGTCGCCGGGAAATGGGCCGCGAAGCGTTCGTCGAGCGCGTCTGGGAGCAAAAGCGCAAGTCGGAAGGCACGATCCTTGGCCAGTTGAAGCGCCTTGGCGCGTCCTGCGACTGGAGCCGGACCGAGTTCACAATGTCGCCCAATCTGTCAGCGGCGGTTTTGAAGGTCTTTGTCGACCTTTACAACGAAGGCCTGATCTACAAATCCAAGAGACTGGTCAATTGGGACCCGAAATTCGAAACGGCGATTTCCGATCTCGAAGTCGAGAACGTCGAGGTCGACGGACACATGTGGCATTTCAAGTATCCCCTGGCCGGGGGAGCCACCTATGAATATGTCGAAAAGGACGAGGAGGGTAACATCACTCTCCGAGAAACTCGCGACTATATTTCGATTGCCACCACGCGTCCGGAAACCATGTTGGGCGACGGTGCTGTTGCGGTTCACCCAGATGATGAGCGTTACAAGCCAATTGTCGGAAAACTCTGCGAAATACCGGTCGGCCCTAAAGAGCATCGTCGCCTGATTCCGATCATTACGGATAGTTATCCGGATCCGAACTTCGGCTCCGGAGCGGTCAAGATCACCGGTGCACACGACTTCAACGACTATGGCGTCGCACAGCGCAACAAGATCCCGATGTACCGGCTCATGGACACCAAAGGCGCGATGCGTTCCGACGGCGCGCCATATGTCGAGGAGGCGGCAAAAGCACAGGCGATAATTGACGGAGCGGAATTGACCGTCAAAGAGGTCGACCTGATCAACATTGTTCCGGATGACTTGCGTGGCCTTGACCGCTATGAGGCGCGCAAGCGTGTCATCGAGCAGATCACGGCGGAAGGGCTCGCGGTTATGGTTCCGCCTGACCATCCCGATGTTGCCTGGATGAAGGGCAACGCACCGGACTGGCATCCGCTGGGGAGAGCGATTGTTCGCGCTCTTGGCGAAGACGAAACCGGACCATCTGCGTTGCCGATGGTCGAATCGAAAAAGATCATGCAACCGTTCGGCGATCGCTCAAAGGTCGTCATCGAGCCGATGTTGACCGACCAGTGGTTCGTCGATGCCAAGACCCTTGCGGCCCCGGCACTTGAAGCGGTCAGGAACGGTACGACAAAGCTTATCCCGGGCAATGCCGACAAGATCTACTACAACTGGCTTGATGATATTCAGCCCTGGTGCATTTCACGCCAGCTCTGGTGGGGACATCAGATTCCGGTTTGGTACGATGAGGACGGTAAAGAGTTTTGTGCCCAGACCGAGGAAGAAGCCATTGAAATGGCGGGCGGCAAGTCATTAACGCGTGATGAGGATGTCCTCGACACCTGGTTCTCTTCCGCGCTCTGGCCGTTTTCAACCCTGGGCTGGCCGAACAAGACGCCAGAGTTGGAACGCTACTACAAGACCGATGTGCTGATCACGGGCCTCGACATCATCTTTTTCTGGGTCGCCCGAATGATGATGCAGGGTCTGCACTTCATGAACGAAGTGCCGTTCCACACCGTCTACTTCAACTCCATCGTCGTCGACGGCAAGGGCAAGAAGATGTCCAAGTCGACCGGTAACGTCATTGATCCGCTCGACCTGATCGACCGCTTTGGTGCCGACGCAACCCGTTTCGCTCTGGCCAGTCAGGAAGTTCAGGCGCGCAGGATGCTCCGCATGTCTGACCAGGCGGCTGAAGGCGGTCAGCGCTTCGCGACAAAGCTCTGGAACGCGTCCCGGTTCGCCGAAATGAATGGCTGTGCTCGTGTCGAAGAATTTGATCCATCGACCACGAAGCACACGCTCAACCGTTGGATAGCGACGGAAACTGGCCGCTGCATCACCGAGGTCACTGCGGCACTAGAAGACTATCGGTTCAATGATGCGGCTGGTGCCGTATACAAATTCACCTGGAACACCTTCTGCGACTGGTTTCTGGAGCTCGCCAAACCGATCTTCAACGGCGACGACGAGGCTGCCAAGGCTGAGACACGCGCAACGACGGCGTGGGCAATTGACGAGATCCTGAAGGTCCTGCACCCGTTCATGCCGTTCCTCACGGAAGAGCTTTGGGAGCGTCTCGGCGATGAGGGCAGCAAGGCGGAGGGCTTGCTCATGCTTTCTGCCTGGCCACAAGCGTCCGTGTCCGACGAAGACGCAGCCGCCGAAATCAACTGGCTTGTGAACCTGATCTCCGAGATCCGGTCCGTTCGTGCAGAAATGAACGTTCCGGCGGGAGCAAAGGTGTCGGTTGTGATGGTTGGTGCAAACGAGCAAACTCGTTCGCGGCTCTTGACGCACGAGTCCGCTGTCCTTCGTCTTGCCCGCGCGGAGACCGTGACGCACGCCGACGCTGCACCATCCGGGTCTGCGCAGATCATTGTGGGCGAGGTGACCGTTTGCTTGCCGCTTGCCGGCGTGATTGATTTGAGTGCGGAAAAAGCGCGGCTTCAAAAAGAGATCGGTAAGCTGGAAGCGGAGATATCCAAAACGGAGAAAAAGCTTTCCAATCCGAAGTTTGTAGACAAGGCTCCTGAAGAAGTTGTCGAAGGAGAGCGCGAAAAAGTGGCTGAATCCAAGGTAAAACTTGAAAAAGTTCAGGTTGCCATGAACCGGCTGGCGGAAATTGGCTGA
- a CDS encoding GNAT family N-acetyltransferase: protein MTAAIDLCWAAGCFKIMLLSGEQNTKAHAFYERLGFKRSKTGFDLRKLGYAPRKGT from the coding sequence ATGACTGCGGCAATCGACCTCTGTTGGGCTGCAGGGTGCTTCAAGATCATGCTGTTATCCGGCGAGCAAAACACCAAGGCACATGCATTTTATGAAAGGCTGGGTTTCAAGCGCAGCAAGACCGGATTTGACCTTAGGAAGCTCGGATACGCCCCGCGCAAGGGAACGTGA
- a CDS encoding DUF2155 domain-containing protein translates to MPGGAVLAEKIENPVAVFSGLDKITGRIISFDVYIGETVQFGALQVTPRVCHTRPQTESPLTTGFVQVDEITLNNEVRRIFSGWMYAASPGLHAVEHPVYDIWLTNCKLASTVPPPEDYDGPPIKGVVAEGEDPLAGPDDGVESGPGIPRKKPFQG, encoded by the coding sequence ATCCCCGGCGGTGCTGTTCTGGCCGAAAAAATCGAGAACCCCGTTGCCGTCTTTTCAGGTCTCGACAAGATCACCGGCCGTATTATTTCGTTTGATGTTTATATTGGCGAAACGGTGCAGTTCGGGGCTCTGCAAGTGACGCCGAGGGTTTGCCACACAAGACCGCAAACCGAGTCGCCATTGACCACCGGTTTTGTTCAGGTGGATGAAATCACCCTGAATAACGAAGTGCGCCGCATATTCTCCGGCTGGATGTATGCCGCGAGCCCCGGTCTTCATGCCGTCGAGCATCCGGTCTACGACATTTGGCTGACCAACTGTAAGCTTGCCTCGACTGTGCCGCCGCCGGAGGACTATGACGGGCCGCCGATCAAAGGCGTTGTCGCTGAAGGTGAGGATCCGCTTGCAGGACCTGATGATGGTGTCGAATCCGGTCCCGGTATTCCAAGGAAGAAACCGTTCCAGGGATGA